The following are from one region of the Arachis duranensis cultivar V14167 chromosome 10, aradu.V14167.gnm2.J7QH, whole genome shotgun sequence genome:
- the LOC107470466 gene encoding probable polygalacturonase: MESEKTNFQSVTIGSCARPSWSILFLLFTLITIFSIQLSTTTPYLFPPNWALIRPQRSVPSSSASDPITCSGFFRALPKRKLVMSIKDFGGVGDGKTSNTEAFRRAIRYMQRFQHRGGSQLNIPNGTWLTAPFNLTSDFTLFLNQGALLLASQDVKEWPIIEPLPSYGRGRERLGGRHISLIHGNGIKNVIITGDNGTVDGQGKMWWELWWNRTLEHTRGHLLELINSDNVLISNLTFRNSPFWTIHPVYCRNVVIKGMTILAPLNAPNTDGIDPDSSTNVCIEDNYIESGDDLVAIKSGWDQYGITMAHPSTNIIVRRVSGTTPTCSGVGIGSEMSGGISNITIEDLHVWDSAAGVRVKSDKGRGGYISNVSITDDGWDPNAVPIFKDISISNIVSVNSTKAPVLEGIEGSSFEGLCFKNITLHGIAASTKWHCEYVSGFATKVFPVPCPDLKNTSSDSSWCSPS; encoded by the exons ATGGAATCGGAGAAAACAAACTTTCAAAGCGTGACGATAGGATCATGTGCAAGACCCTCATGGTCcatcctctttctcctctttacCCTCATCACCATCTTCTCCATTCAGCTCTCCACCACCACTCCCTACCTCTTTCCTCCCAACTGGGCCCTCATTCGCCCGCAACGATCCGTCCCTTCCTCCTCCGCATCGGATCCGATCACATGCTCCGGTTTCTTCAGGGCGCTTCCAAAGAGGAAGCTCGTCATGTCCATCAAGGACTTCGGCGGCGTCGGCGACGGCAAAACATCCAATACCGAAGCCTTCAGGAGAGCCATTCGCTACATGCAGCGCTTTCAACACCGTGGTGGGTCCCAGCTTAATATCCCTAACGGAACTTGGCTCACCGCTCCCTTCAATCTCACCTCTGATTTCACCCTTTTCTTGAACCAAGGTGCTCTTCTTTTGGCCTCTCAG GACGTAAAAGAATGGCCTATAATTGAGCCGTTGCCATCTTAtggaagaggaagagagaggTTAGGAGGAAGACATATTAGCCTTATACATGGAAATGGCATCAAGAATGTTATCATCACAG GAGATAATGGGACAGTTGATGGTCAAGGGAAGATGTGGTGGGAACTTTGGTGGAACAGAACATTGGAGCACACAAGAGGCCACCTCCTTGAACTAATTAACTCCGATAATGTTCTCATATCAAACCTCACCTTTCGAAATTCTCCTTTTTGGACCATTCATCCTGTTTACTGCAG AAATGTTGTGATCAAAGGGATGACAATCTTGGCTCCTCTTAATGCCCCAAATACCGATGGCATAGACCCAG ACTCAAGCACCAACGTATGCATAGAAGATAACTACATAGAAAGTGGAGATGATCTAGTAGCCATCAAGAGTGGTTGGGATCAATATGGAATCACCATGGCGCATCCTAGCACAAATATCATAGTGAGGAGAGTCTCAGGCACAACCCCAACTTGTTCCGGAGTTGGAATAGGCAGTGAGATGTCCGGAGGAATTTCGAATATCACAATTGAGGATCTACATGTGTGGGATTCTGCAGCTGGTGTTCGGGTGAAATCCGATAAGGGTAGAGGTGGCTATATATCCAATGTTAGCATAACGGATGATGGGTGGGATCCAAATGCTGTTCCAATATTTAAGGACATCTCTATAAGCAACATTGTGAGTGTGAATTCGACCAAAGCACCGGTTTTAGAAGGTATAGAGGGGTCATCATTTGAAGGCTTATGCTTCAAGAATATCACACTGCATGGAATTGCCGCATCCACAAAATGGCATTGTGAATATGTATCTGGTTTTGCCACTAAGGTGTTTCCTGTTCCATGCCCCGATTTAAAGAACACTAGCAGTGATTCATCATGGTGTTCACCTTCTTGA
- the LOC107470464 gene encoding LOW QUALITY PROTEIN: probable gamma-secretase subunit PEN-2 (The sequence of the model RefSeq protein was modified relative to this genomic sequence to represent the inferred CDS: substituted 1 base at 1 genomic stop codon), whose protein sequence is MEAPQSQSQMQVQVQLQGNSSPNPNPNLSPIRSTGGIWPTIDGPLGLSEEESVSYARRFYKFGFALLPLLWAVNCFYFWPVLRHSRSFPRIRLSLSLSLSLSLCVCXNYIVGSAVGFTVFSALLCTWALTFSLGGERLFGPVWDQLVMYNLADRLGLTAWS, encoded by the exons ATGGAAGCACCGCAGTCGCAGTCACAGATGCAGGTGCAGGTGCAGTTGCAGGGTAACAGCAGCCCCAATCCTAACCCTAACCTTAGCCCGATTCGGAGTACGGGGGGAATTTGGCCAACAATCGACGGACCTCTGGGGCTGTCGGAGGAAGAATCAGTGAGCTACGCGCGGCGGTTCTACAAGTTCGGGTtcgcacttcttcctcttctttgggCCGTTAACTGCTTCTACTTCTGGCCCGTCCTTCGGCACTCTCGCTCCTTCCCTCGCAttcgtctctctctctctctctctctctctctctctctgtgtgtgtgttgaAATT ATATTGTAGGATCAGCAGTTGGGTTCACAGTATTCTCGGCGCTTCTCTGTACCTGGGCTCTAACATTTTCGCTTGGAGGGGAACGCCTCTTTGGGCCGGTCTGGGATCAATTGGTTATGTACAATCTTGCTGATAGGTTAGGTTTAACAGCCTGGAGCTAG